The Saprospiraceae bacterium genome includes the window GCCAGCGACGATCAGTGACGGTTTAAATTTTAGTGGTTCTAGGCTTGGTACCATCATTTCATGGGCTTTCTTATCTGCTACGGTTGGCGTTGTGTTGCAAATGTTGGAAGATCGTCTGGGTTGGATCGGTAAGATCGTAATCGGTTTTATTGGTGCAGCTTGGTCCATTGCTACTTTTTTTGTAGTGCCTATTATTGCCTATGAAGAGGTGAGCCCGCTAGAAGCATTAAAACGTTCGGGAACCATGATGAAACAAAAGTGGGGCGAAGCGATTGGCGCCAATTTTAGCTTTGGCCTTTTCTTTATAGTAGGTTACCTCCTGATCATTATCAGTGGTATTGCCTTGTTTTTTATTCATCCAATTTTGGGGATTGTTTCTATCGTTTTGTCGGCACTACTCCTGCATACGGTCGTTTCTGCTGGTAAAACCGTTTTTATCGCCGCTACTTATAATCAGATGCATGATCGCCCCGCTAGCCGATTTGACGATAATGTTC containing:
- a CDS encoding DUF6159 family protein, whose protein sequence is MRFFDRMSNGWKLGMTSLKIISENKQLLVFPIMSSVALIVVVFSFMGGAFALWGMNFDIMLEEATGGSELLLYGFLFIFYLINYFVIVFFNIALIHCTRLIFDGKPATISDGLNFSGSRLGTIISWAFLSATVGVVLQMLEDRLGWIGKIVIGFIGAAWSIATFFVVPIIAYEEVSPLEALKRSGTMMKQKWGEAIGANFSFGLFFIVGYLLIIISGIALFFIHPILGIVSIVLSALLLHTVVSAGKTVFIAATYNQMHDRPASRFDDNVLDDIFINKK